From Brassica oleracea var. oleracea cultivar TO1000 chromosome C3, BOL, whole genome shotgun sequence, a single genomic window includes:
- the LOC106329167 gene encoding 3-oxoacyl-[acyl-carrier-protein] reductase 2, chloroplastic isoform X2 — MATTSIAGPRLTSLKTAAGKLGYREICHVRQWAPVHSPMPHFGMLRCGSRRPFATSSSTAQATAAEQSTAVPKVESPVVVITGASRGIGKAIALSLGKAGCKVLVNYARSAKEAEQVSKQIEAYGGQAITFGGDVSKEADVDAMMKTAFDAWGTIDVVVNNAGITRDTLLIRMKKSQWDEVIDLNLTGVFLCTQAATKIMMKKRKGRIINIASVVGLIGNIGQANYAAAKAGVIGFSKTAAREGASRNINVNVVCPGFIASDMTAKLGEDMEKKILGTIPLGRYGQPEDVAGLVEFLALSPAASYITGQAFTIDGGIAI, encoded by the exons ATGGCCACCACCTCCATCGCAGGACCCAGACTCACTTCCTTGAAAACCGCCGCCGGGAAGCTCGGCTACCGTGAGATCTGTCATGTCCGGCAATGGGCTCCGGTTCATTCTCCGATGCCTCATTTCGGAATGCTGCGATGTGGATCGCGACGCCCGTTTGCAACCTCCTCCTCCACTG CTCAAGCGACTGCTGCTGAGCAATCGACAGCTGTTCCGAAAGTGGAGTCTCCAGTTGTCGTTATCACTGGTGCCTCTCGAGGCATTGGTAAAGCCATTGCTCTTTCCCTGGGCAAAGCTGGCTGCAAG GTCTTGGTGAATTATGCTAGGTCAGCTAAGGAGGCTGAACAAGTTTCTAAACAG ATTGAGGCATACGGTGGCCAGGCTATTACTTTTGGGGGTGATGTCTCCAAAGAGGCTGATGTGGATGCCATGATGAAAACC GCTTTTGATGCATGGGGAACCATTGATGTCGTCGTTAACAATGCAG GAATTACTCGGGATACCTTGTTGATACGAATGAAGAAGTCCCAATGGGATGAAGTGATTGATTTGAATCTCACTGGAGTATTCCTCTGTACCCAG GCAGCGACAAAGATAATGATGAAGAAGAGAAAG GGAAGAATCATCAACATAGCGTCAGTTGTTGGTCTCATTGGTAATATTGGCCAAGCAAACTACGCTGCTGCTAAAGCTGGAGTTATCGGGTTCTCCAAGACTGCTGCCAGAGAGGGTGCGAGCAGGAATATTAAT GTCAATGTGGTTTGCCCCGGGTTCATTGCATCTGACATGACTGCTAAACTTGGAGAAGACATGGAAAAAAAAATCTTGGGAACAATCCCATTAG GACGATATGGACAACCGGAAGATGTGGCTGGCTTGGTAGAATTCTTGGCTCTCAGTCCTGCAGCCAGTTACATCACTGGACAG GCATTCACCATCGATGGGGGTATTGCCATCTAG
- the LOC106330849 gene encoding uncharacterized protein LOC106330849, with translation MDSGLSWADQWDYNSDPPSNSNKEDDKKKKNKKEDGSKSSLGKAILGFKWVKELRKKSDNKLHVSQDEKTFTLGLEEA, from the exons ATGGATTCAGGACTATCTTGGGCTGATCAATGGGATTACAACTCTGACCCTCCTTCAAATTCAAATAAAGAAGACGATAAGAAGAAGAAAAACAAGAAGGAAGATGGAAGCAAAAGCAGTTTGGGGAAGGCCATACTTGGCTTCAAATGGGTCAAGGAACTTCGCAAGAAATCTGATAATAA ATTACATGTTTCTCAAGATGAAAAGACATTCACACTTGGGCTTGAAGAGGCATAG
- the LOC106329167 gene encoding 3-oxoacyl-[acyl-carrier-protein] reductase 2, chloroplastic isoform X1, which translates to MATTSIAGPRLTSLKTAAGKLGYREICHVRQWAPVHSPMPHFGMLRCGSRRPFATSSSTGIQLPSLSVPLTFRSSPFSLEDSQAQATAAEQSTAVPKVESPVVVITGASRGIGKAIALSLGKAGCKVLVNYARSAKEAEQVSKQIEAYGGQAITFGGDVSKEADVDAMMKTAFDAWGTIDVVVNNAGITRDTLLIRMKKSQWDEVIDLNLTGVFLCTQAATKIMMKKRKGRIINIASVVGLIGNIGQANYAAAKAGVIGFSKTAAREGASRNINVNVVCPGFIASDMTAKLGEDMEKKILGTIPLGRYGQPEDVAGLVEFLALSPAASYITGQAFTIDGGIAI; encoded by the exons ATGGCCACCACCTCCATCGCAGGACCCAGACTCACTTCCTTGAAAACCGCCGCCGGGAAGCTCGGCTACCGTGAGATCTGTCATGTCCGGCAATGGGCTCCGGTTCATTCTCCGATGCCTCATTTCGGAATGCTGCGATGTGGATCGCGACGCCCGTTTGCAACCTCCTCCTCCACTGGTATTCAACTCCCCTCTCTCTCTGTTCCCTTAACATTTCGATCATCTCCATTCTCATTAGAAGATTCTCAAGCTCAAGCGACTGCTGCTGAGCAATCGACAGCTGTTCCGAAAGTGGAGTCTCCAGTTGTCGTTATCACTGGTGCCTCTCGAGGCATTGGTAAAGCCATTGCTCTTTCCCTGGGCAAAGCTGGCTGCAAG GTCTTGGTGAATTATGCTAGGTCAGCTAAGGAGGCTGAACAAGTTTCTAAACAG ATTGAGGCATACGGTGGCCAGGCTATTACTTTTGGGGGTGATGTCTCCAAAGAGGCTGATGTGGATGCCATGATGAAAACC GCTTTTGATGCATGGGGAACCATTGATGTCGTCGTTAACAATGCAG GAATTACTCGGGATACCTTGTTGATACGAATGAAGAAGTCCCAATGGGATGAAGTGATTGATTTGAATCTCACTGGAGTATTCCTCTGTACCCAG GCAGCGACAAAGATAATGATGAAGAAGAGAAAG GGAAGAATCATCAACATAGCGTCAGTTGTTGGTCTCATTGGTAATATTGGCCAAGCAAACTACGCTGCTGCTAAAGCTGGAGTTATCGGGTTCTCCAAGACTGCTGCCAGAGAGGGTGCGAGCAGGAATATTAAT GTCAATGTGGTTTGCCCCGGGTTCATTGCATCTGACATGACTGCTAAACTTGGAGAAGACATGGAAAAAAAAATCTTGGGAACAATCCCATTAG GACGATATGGACAACCGGAAGATGTGGCTGGCTTGGTAGAATTCTTGGCTCTCAGTCCTGCAGCCAGTTACATCACTGGACAG GCATTCACCATCGATGGGGGTATTGCCATCTAG
- the LOC106330848 gene encoding squalene synthase-like, with protein sequence MGSLSTILRHPDEIYPLLKLKLAITKAQKQIPLDPHLTFCYSTLNKVSKTFSLIIQQLGTELRDAVCLFYLILRALDTVEDDTSIPTEIKVPILIAFHRHIYDRDWHFVCGEEKYKVLMEQFHHVSAAFLELEKGYQEIIEDITKRMGAGMAKFISKEVCDTLKSRAGIDGMATPACLLAGRGDGDGPSDPGRGKNPVGKAARQCRD encoded by the exons ATGGGAAGCTTGAGTACGATTCTAAGACACCCAGATGAAATATATCCACTCTTGAAGTTGAAGCTTGCGATTACGAAAGCTCAGAAACAGATCCCACTTGATCCACACTTGACTTTCTGTTACTCAACTCTCAACAAAGTTTCTAAAACGTTTTCTCTTATTATTCAGCAACTAGGCACCGAGCTACGTGACGCT GTGTGTCTGTTCTACTTGATTCTCCGAGCTCTTGATACTGTTG AGGATGACACAAGCATTCCAACTGAGATCAAGGTTCCAATTCTTATAGCTTTCCACCGCCACATATACGATCGTGACTGGCATTTTGTAT GTGGTGAGGAAAAGTACAAGGTTCTAATGGAGCAATTTCATCATGTGTCTGCAGCATTTCTGGAGCTTGAAAAAGG ATATCAAGAGATTATTGAAGATATAACTAAAAGAATGGGTGCAGGAATGGCCAAATTCATTTCCAAGGAGGTTTGTGATACATTAAAATCTCGGGCAGGAATAGATGGCATGGCTACTCCGGCGTGTCTTCTGGCAGGGAGGGGCGACGGCGACGGTCCCTCCGACCCGGGTCGGGGGAAGAATCCGGTGGGTAAAGCCGCAAGGCAATGTAGGGACTAG
- the LOC106329167 gene encoding 3-oxoacyl-[acyl-carrier-protein] reductase 2, chloroplastic isoform X3 — MATTSIAGPRLTSLKTAAGKLGYREICHVRQWAPVHSPMPHFGMLRCGSRRPFATSSSTATAAEQSTAVPKVESPVVVITGASRGIGKAIALSLGKAGCKVLVNYARSAKEAEQVSKQIEAYGGQAITFGGDVSKEADVDAMMKTAFDAWGTIDVVVNNAGITRDTLLIRMKKSQWDEVIDLNLTGVFLCTQAATKIMMKKRKGRIINIASVVGLIGNIGQANYAAAKAGVIGFSKTAAREGASRNINVNVVCPGFIASDMTAKLGEDMEKKILGTIPLGRYGQPEDVAGLVEFLALSPAASYITGQAFTIDGGIAI; from the exons ATGGCCACCACCTCCATCGCAGGACCCAGACTCACTTCCTTGAAAACCGCCGCCGGGAAGCTCGGCTACCGTGAGATCTGTCATGTCCGGCAATGGGCTCCGGTTCATTCTCCGATGCCTCATTTCGGAATGCTGCGATGTGGATCGCGACGCCCGTTTGCAACCTCCTCCTCCACTG CGACTGCTGCTGAGCAATCGACAGCTGTTCCGAAAGTGGAGTCTCCAGTTGTCGTTATCACTGGTGCCTCTCGAGGCATTGGTAAAGCCATTGCTCTTTCCCTGGGCAAAGCTGGCTGCAAG GTCTTGGTGAATTATGCTAGGTCAGCTAAGGAGGCTGAACAAGTTTCTAAACAG ATTGAGGCATACGGTGGCCAGGCTATTACTTTTGGGGGTGATGTCTCCAAAGAGGCTGATGTGGATGCCATGATGAAAACC GCTTTTGATGCATGGGGAACCATTGATGTCGTCGTTAACAATGCAG GAATTACTCGGGATACCTTGTTGATACGAATGAAGAAGTCCCAATGGGATGAAGTGATTGATTTGAATCTCACTGGAGTATTCCTCTGTACCCAG GCAGCGACAAAGATAATGATGAAGAAGAGAAAG GGAAGAATCATCAACATAGCGTCAGTTGTTGGTCTCATTGGTAATATTGGCCAAGCAAACTACGCTGCTGCTAAAGCTGGAGTTATCGGGTTCTCCAAGACTGCTGCCAGAGAGGGTGCGAGCAGGAATATTAAT GTCAATGTGGTTTGCCCCGGGTTCATTGCATCTGACATGACTGCTAAACTTGGAGAAGACATGGAAAAAAAAATCTTGGGAACAATCCCATTAG GACGATATGGACAACCGGAAGATGTGGCTGGCTTGGTAGAATTCTTGGCTCTCAGTCCTGCAGCCAGTTACATCACTGGACAG GCATTCACCATCGATGGGGGTATTGCCATCTAG